In Pyrus communis chromosome 1, drPyrComm1.1, whole genome shotgun sequence, the following are encoded in one genomic region:
- the LOC137734568 gene encoding uncharacterized protein, whose amino-acid sequence MDDVRASSAWVASHSSHVLVDSSGIEKVAETIDTIPKVEWDFEGIHYFDNGPLTVQYLFVLDALNFCFWPDKDLNYDNLAAGLKAAIQNDKSVFDADRLQKYTGPELRELLKWPRSLPLEDERVRLLHEVGFELERSFDGKASNLVESCGKSAVKLVALVTRHFPGFRDHSVYKGHQVFLYKRAQIFAADLWGAFGGQGYGEFYDIGSITIMADYIVPAVLQQLGVLKYSATLASAIKANSQIVAGSEEEVELRACSIYAVEKMKELISMKSGKQVLSIELDLWLWSFGIQCPALQHHRTLSIYY is encoded by the exons ATGGACGATGTTAGGGCAAGCTCTGCTTGGGTCGCAAGCCATTCTTCTCATGTCCTCGTCGATTCTTCAG gtaTTGAGAAAGTGGCGGAGACGATAGATACAATTCCGAAGGTGGAATGGGATTTCGAAGGGATACACTATTTCGACAATGGACCTCTCACCGTTCAGTACCTCTTTGTGTTGGACGCTTTGAATTTCTGCTTTTGGCCTG ATAAGGACTTAAATTACGACAATTTGGCTGCCGGTCTGAAGGCAGCAATACAAAATGACAAATCTGTGTTTGATGCTGATCGTCTGCAGAAATACACCG GTCCTGAACTACGGGAGCTGTTGAAATGGCCAAGGTCACTACCCTTGGAGGACGAGAGAGTTCGTTTGTTACATGAG GTTGGGTTTGAACTGGAGAGAAGCTTTGATGGCAAGGCATCCAATCTTGTGGAGTCATGTGGAAAGTCAGCTGTTAAGCTTGTAGCTCTAGTTACTCGTCACTTTCCTG GTTTCCGAGACCACTCAGTATACAAGGGCCACCAAGTATTTTTGTATAAAAGAGCTCAGATATTTGCAGCAGACTTATGGGGTGCATTTGGAGGCCAAGGATATGGAGAATTTTATGACATTGGCTCAATCACTATTATGGCGGACTATATTGTTCCAGCCGTGCTTCAACAGCTGGGTGTGCTGAAGTATAGTGCAACCCTTGCCAGCGCTATCAAGGCTAATAGTCAAATAGTTGCAGGCAGTGAGGAGGAAGTTGAACTGCGAGCTTGCTCCATATATGCTGTCGAGAAAATGAAGGAGTTGATCAGTATGAAATCAGGGAAGCAG GTGCTGAGTATTGAGTTAGACCTTTGGCTTTGGTCTTTTGGCATTCAGTGTCCTGCTCTGCAACACCATCGAACCCTCTCTATATATTATTGA
- the LOC137734553 gene encoding uncharacterized protein isoform X1, producing the protein MAFYGPRLAVPIDVKKKPWEQKLPLHNRWHPDIPPVAEVAAGEVFRVEMVDFSGGGITKEYTAEDIKHSNPSIVHYLSGPIRISDTDGIPAQPGDLLVVEICNLGPLPGDEWGFTATFDRENGGGFLTDHFPSATKAIWYFEGIYAYSPHIPGVRFPGLTHPGIVGTAPSMELLKIWNERERELEENGLKTMKLCEVLHQRPLANLPSTKGCVLGGIKEGTPEWEKIAMEAARTIPGRENGGNCDIKNLSRGSKVYLPVFVEGANLSTGDMHFSQGDGEIAFCGAIEMSGFLELKCEIIRGGMKEYLTPMGPTPLHVNPIFEIGPVEPRFSEWLVFEGISVDESGKQHYLDATVAYKRAVLNAIDYLSKFGYSKEQSYLLLSCCPCEGRISGIVDSPNAVATLAIPTAIFDQDIRPKANKVPVSPRIVRKPDVLKCTYDGNLPTTRNPSSAT; encoded by the exons ATGGCCTTTTATGGACCGAGACTGGCTGTGCCCATAGACGTGAAGAAGAAGCCATGGGAACAGAAGCTTCCTCTTCACAACCGGTGGCACCCGGACATACCACCGGTGGCAGAAGTGGCAGCTGGAGAGGTTTTTCGGGTTGAGATGGTGGATTTCAGTGGTGGTGGGATTACCAAAGAGTACACTGCAGAGGACATCAAACATTCCAATCCCTCCATT GTTCATTACCTCAGTGGGCCGATTAGAATTTCGGATACTGATGGAATTCCAGCACAGCCAGGTGATCTTCTGGTGGTTGAGATATGCAACTTGGGTCCTCTCCCAGGAGATGAATGGGGTTTCACTGCGACATTTGACAGAGAAAATGGAGGGGGTTTTCTGACTGACCATTTTCCTTCTGCAACCAAAGCTATCTGGTATTTCGAAGGGATATATGCCTACTCGCCTCACATACCAG GAGTGAGATTCCCAGGGTTAACCCACCCCGGAATAGTTGGAACAGCACCATCAATGGAACTTCTGAAAATATGGAATGAAAGGGAGAGGGaacttgaagaaaatggacTCAAGACTATGAAATTATGTGAGGTTTTGCATCAACGACCATTGGCTAACCTACCATCAACAAAAGGTTGCGTCCTTGGAGGG ATCAAAGAGGGCACTCCTGAATGGGAAAAGATCGCCATGGAGGCTGCAAGAACCATTCCAGGAAGAGAAAATGGAGGCAATTGTGACATAAAAAATCTTAGTCGTGGTTCAAAGGTATACCTTCCAGTATTCGTTGAAGGAGCAAATCTTAGTACTGGTGACATGCACTTTTCCCAGGGTGATGGAGAAATTGCATTCTGCGGGGCAATTGAGATGAGCGGATTCCTGGAGCTCAA GTGCGAAATTATAAGGGGAGGAATGAAAGAATACCTTACACCAATGGGGCCCACACCTCTTCACGTAAACCCAATCTTTGAGATAGGCCCGGTCGAGCCAAGATTCTCAGAGTGGTTGGTATTTGAGGGCATCAGTGTTGATGAGAGTGGGAAGCAGCATTACCTAGATGCAACTGTGGCGTACAAGCGTGCAGTACTCAATGCTATTGACTACCTCTCTAAATTTGGATACTCCAAAGAACAG AGCTACCTTCTGTTGTCATGCTGCCCGTGTGAGGGAAGAATTTCCGGTATAGTTGACTCTCCCAATGCTGTTGCAACCCTAGCAATCCCAACAGCTATCTTTGACCAG GATATTCGCCCAAAAGCAAACAAGGTGCCTGTCAGTCCCCGGATAGTGAGGAAACCAGATGTCCTAAAATGTACTTATGATGGAAATTTGCCAACGACAAGGAACCCTAGCTCTGCAACATAA
- the LOC137743114 gene encoding casein kinase II subunit alpha-like: MVIRPSLQFTVSHHHSLLCLFLARPHPPSSPLSFSSHFFHQLPPPFVRCIASSATPLPHRHTSFHRPSRPVHPYHETLAQKICKAIRRPGAPSKARTYADVNVVRPKDYWDYESLTVQWGEQDDYEVVKKVGRGKYSEVFEGVHCNDNEKCVIKILKPVKKKKIKREIKILQNLCGGPNIVKLLDIVRDQQSKTPSLIFEYVNNTDFKVLYPTLSDFDIRYYIYELLKALDYCHSQGIMHRDVKPHNVMIDHEQRKLRLIDWGLAEFYHPEKEYNVRVASRYFKGPELLVDLQDYDYSLDLWSLGCMFAGMIFRKEPFFYGHDNYDQLVKIAKVLGTDELNAYLHKYRIELDPHLAALVGRHSRKPWTKFINVDNQHLVVPEALDFVDKLLHYDHQERPTAKEAMAHPYFYPIRNAESSRTRTQ; encoded by the exons ATGGTCATAAGGCCCTCCTTGCAATTCACCGTCTCCCACCACCACAGCCTTCTCTGCCTCTTCCTCGCGCGCCCCCACCCTCCGTCgtctcctctctccttctcctccCACTTCTTCCACCAGCTCCCGCCGCCTTTCGTCCGCTGCATAGCATCCTCGGCGACTCCGCTCCCTCACCGCCATACTTCCTTTCACCGCCCCTCGAGGCCAGTTCATCCTTATCACGAAACCCTGGCGCAGAAGATCTGTAAAGCGATTCGCCGCCCTGGCGCCCCCTCCAAGGCTAGGACTTACGCCGATGTCAACGTGGTCCGACCCAAGGATTACTGGGACTACGAGTCCCTCACCGTCCAATGGGG GGAGCAGGATGATTACGAGGTGGTGAAGAAGGTTGGGAGAGGAAAATACAGTGAGGTGTTTGAGGGGGTTCACTGTAACGATAACGAAAAATGTGTTATCAAGATTCTCAAACCTGTtaaaaagaagaag ATTAAGAGGGAGATAAAAATATTGCAGAATCTTTGTGGAGGACCAAATATCGTGAAGTTGCTTGATATTGTCAGAGACCAGCAATCAAAGACCCCTAGTCTTATATTTGAATATGTGAATAATACAGATTTTAAAGTCCTTTATCCGACGCTCTCAGACTTTGACATACGATATTACATCTATGAACTTCTCAAG GCTTTAGATTATTGCCACTCACAAGGTATTATGCATCGAGATGTGAAGCCCCATAATGTTATGATTGATCATGAGCAGCGGAAGCTTCGCCTTATAGATTGGGGCCTTGCCGAGTTTTATCATCCTGAGAAGGAATATAATGTTCGGGTCGCTTCAAG ATATTTCAAAGGTCCTGAACTTCTTGTTGATTTACAAGATTATGATTATTCTTTAGACTTGTGGAGTCTCGGTTGTATGTTTGCTGGAATG ATATTTCGTAAGGAGCCATTCTTCTATGGGCATGATAACTATGACCAGCTAGTCAAAATAGCAAAG GTACTTGGGACAGATGAATTAAACGCTTATCTACACAAGTACCGCATAGAATTAGACCCACACCTTGCAGCTCTAGTTGGGAG GCATAGCAGGAAACCATGGACAAAATTCATTAATGTTGATAATCAGCACTTAGTAGTTCCTGAG GCGCTTGACTTTGTAGACAAGTTGTTGCACTATGATCACCAGGAAAGACCAACCGCAAAAGAAGCAATG GCCCATCCTTATTTCTACCCGATTAGGAATGCAGAAAGCAGCCGGACTCGCACCCAGTAA
- the LOC137734553 gene encoding uncharacterized protein isoform X2, protein MAPRTPRLVVPVDLSRKPWQQKLPLHNRWHPDIPPVAEVKTGEVFRIEMVDWTGGTIKDDDSALDIKSIDLSTVHYLSGPIRISDTDGIPAQPGDLLVVEICNLGPLPGDEWGFTATFDRENGGGFLTDHFPSATKAIWYFEGIYAYSPHIPGVRFPGLTHPGIVGTAPSMELLKIWNERERELEENGLKTMKLCEVLHQRPLANLPSTKGCVLGGIKEGTPEWEKIAMEAARTIPGRENGGNCDIKNLSRGSKVYLPVFVEGANLSTGDMHFSQGDGEIAFCGAIEMSGFLELKCEIIRGGMKEYLTPMGPTPLHVNPIFEIGPVEPRFSEWLVFEGISVDESGKQHYLDATVAYKRAVLNAIDYLSKFGYSKEQSYLLLSCCPCEGRISGIVDSPNAVATLAIPTAIFDQDIRPKANKVPVSPRIVRKPDVLKCTYDGNLPTTRNPSSAT, encoded by the exons ATGGCTCCCCGGACTCCGAGACTAGTCGTGCCAGTAGACCTGAGCAGAAAACCGTGGCAGCAAAAGCTACCGCTTCACAACCGTTGGCACCCTGACATACCCCCGGTGGCTGAGGTTAAAACCGGTGAGGTCTTCAGAATTGAGATGGTAGACTGGACTGGAGGTACTATTAAAGATGATGACTCTGCGCTAGATATAAAGTCCATAGACCTCTCAACA GTTCATTACCTCAGTGGGCCGATTAGAATTTCGGATACTGATGGAATTCCAGCACAGCCAGGTGATCTTCTGGTGGTTGAGATATGCAACTTGGGTCCTCTCCCAGGAGATGAATGGGGTTTCACTGCGACATTTGACAGAGAAAATGGAGGGGGTTTTCTGACTGACCATTTTCCTTCTGCAACCAAAGCTATCTGGTATTTCGAAGGGATATATGCCTACTCGCCTCACATACCAG GAGTGAGATTCCCAGGGTTAACCCACCCCGGAATAGTTGGAACAGCACCATCAATGGAACTTCTGAAAATATGGAATGAAAGGGAGAGGGaacttgaagaaaatggacTCAAGACTATGAAATTATGTGAGGTTTTGCATCAACGACCATTGGCTAACCTACCATCAACAAAAGGTTGCGTCCTTGGAGGG ATCAAAGAGGGCACTCCTGAATGGGAAAAGATCGCCATGGAGGCTGCAAGAACCATTCCAGGAAGAGAAAATGGAGGCAATTGTGACATAAAAAATCTTAGTCGTGGTTCAAAGGTATACCTTCCAGTATTCGTTGAAGGAGCAAATCTTAGTACTGGTGACATGCACTTTTCCCAGGGTGATGGAGAAATTGCATTCTGCGGGGCAATTGAGATGAGCGGATTCCTGGAGCTCAA GTGCGAAATTATAAGGGGAGGAATGAAAGAATACCTTACACCAATGGGGCCCACACCTCTTCACGTAAACCCAATCTTTGAGATAGGCCCGGTCGAGCCAAGATTCTCAGAGTGGTTGGTATTTGAGGGCATCAGTGTTGATGAGAGTGGGAAGCAGCATTACCTAGATGCAACTGTGGCGTACAAGCGTGCAGTACTCAATGCTATTGACTACCTCTCTAAATTTGGATACTCCAAAGAACAG AGCTACCTTCTGTTGTCATGCTGCCCGTGTGAGGGAAGAATTTCCGGTATAGTTGACTCTCCCAATGCTGTTGCAACCCTAGCAATCCCAACAGCTATCTTTGACCAG GATATTCGCCCAAAAGCAAACAAGGTGCCTGTCAGTCCCCGGATAGTGAGGAAACCAGATGTCCTAAAATGTACTTATGATGGAAATTTGCCAACGACAAGGAACCCTAGCTCTGCAACATAA